Genomic DNA from Oscillospiraceae bacterium:
CAAATTAAGTGTAAAATACAGAGCGGAGGTGTTTTGCAAGGTAAAACGACCGCATCGTTGTCACCTCACCACAGAGGAGAATTTTCTGATCTGTCACTGTGCACTTTGAACTGTAAACTTTTAACTAAGACATCGGAACGGTCAAAGACCGTTCCTACATTGTAACGATATGTATCGGGGACAGCTATTTGAGCATGTACCCGACTGCGTCTGCGATTCCGCCCATGGAGCGGAGCGTTTTGGCCATCTTCTTTTTAAACTGACAGAACATGTTCATTGCCTTCGGTGCGGGGCGATAGAAAACTGCGGTTGCGATTCCGGTCACGGCCGCGCCGATTGCCATCGTGCCAAGCACTTTTGCTACTTTGTGATTCATCCTCATACCTCCGCAAAATGGTGTACTTGTATTTTGCGAACATTTGGGGAATTTTATTCCGCTATTTTGTTTTTTTGTTCAGGATTTCAGCGTAAATATCGTTCTTTTTTGCGTCGAGTTTTTTGGCCGTGTATTTGGCGGCGTCGGAGGCGGAGACACCGAGTTCGGTCAGTTCGAGTGCAAACGCAACCGGGTCTTCGGTTTGAACAACCGGTGTATTCTCAATGATGATCACAAATTCACCGCGTACTTCCTCATATCCTGTGACAAATTCGGAGAGTTTGCCCGGAATAACCGTCTCGTGGATTTTTGAGATTTCTTTGATGACTACGGCGGGCATATCACCGAAAGCGGTAAATAAGTCGCAGAGGGTTTTTTGGAGGCGGTGCGGCGCCTCGTAAAAAATGACGAGACCGTCGTAAGCGGCAGCGCGGGAAAGCGTTTCGGTACGTTCTTTGCCCGAGACCGGCAGAAAGCCCTCAAACGAAAAGCGCTTCTTCGTGAAACCGGACAGGGCGACGGCACAGACGACGGCGGAAGCGCCGGGGATGACCGTGACGGAAATGTTTTCGGCGCGGCAGGCGGCGACG
This window encodes:
- the rsmI gene encoding 16S rRNA (cytidine(1402)-2'-O)-methyltransferase, whose product is MSGILTITATPIGNLGDIGERALKTLSEADFIAAEDTRVTLKLLSHFGISKPVVSYHEHNKFSAGQQILSRLQSGESCALVTDAGMPAVSDPGCELVAACRAENISVTVIPGASAVVCAVALSGFTKKRFSFEGFLPVSGKERTETLSRAAAYDGLVIFYEAPHRLQKTLCDLFTAFGDMPAVVIKEISKIHETVIPGKLSEFVTGYEEVRGEFVIIIENTPVVQTEDPVAFALELTELGVSASDAAKYTAKKLDAKKNDIYAEILNKKTK